A stretch of the Leguminivora glycinivorella isolate SPB_JAAS2020 chromosome 2, LegGlyc_1.1, whole genome shotgun sequence genome encodes the following:
- the LOC125238157 gene encoding attacin-like produces the protein MFIHLFALALLATAQARYIALDDLKIQPYVIDVANLAQDDFEDALSEQAFESVHPGYLNRVRRELGSMSSLSTNADGSVNLNLKVPIVRGESNVLSAVGSASGIQQSESGYRAAGVKPGPGYAAAGGGFALDNINGHGLSVTGQHIPGLGNQATAAGRLLLVNAPNHKLGANAFVTRAMPNIHNLPNFNTYGGSVDYTFKDKIGGSLGMAHTDLFKKTDYSAMGHLNLFRGPSTSLDLNAGWTKSQSSNPAYNNNWAPQGGLSFTKYF, from the exons ATGTTTATTCACCTCTTTGCCCTAGCTCTTTTAGCTACAGCTCAAGCTCGTTACATCGCTTTAGATGATTTAAAAATACAACCTTACGTAATTGACGTTGCCAACCTCGCACAAGATGACTTCGAAGACGCGTTATCGGAGCAGGCTTTTGAATCTGTACATCCGGGTTATCTTAATCGGGTCAGGCGTGAGCTCGGTAGCATGAGCAGTTTGAGCACCAATGCCGATGGAAGTGTAAATTTGAACTTGAAAGTTCCCATCGTCCGGGGTGAGAGCAACGTGCTGAGTGCTGTAGGATCAGCTTCTGGGATACAGCAGTCTGAGAGTGGTTACAGAGCAGCTGGGGTGAAGCCTGGTCCAGGATATGCCGCTGCTGGTGGTGGTTTTGCGCTTGACAATAT CAACGGGCACGGACTAAGTGTGACCGGTCAGCACATTCCCGGTCTCGGGAACCAGGCGACGGCGGCGGGGCGGCTGTTGCTCGTCAACGCGCCCAACCACAAGCTGGGCGCCAACGCCTTCGTCACCCGGGCCATGCCCAACATCCACAACCTACCCAACTTCAACACTTATGGCGGGAGTGTGGACTATACTTTCAA ggACAAAATCGGCGGTTCTCTAGGCATGGCGCACACGGACCTGTTCAAGAAGACGGACTACTCGGCCATGGGCCACCTGAACCTGTTCCGCGGCCCCTCCACCTCGCTGGACCTCAACGCCGGCTGGACCAAGTCCCAGTCGTCCAACCCCGCCTACAACAACAACTGGGCGCCGCAGGGCGGTCTGTCGTTTacgaagtatttttaa